From the genome of Solanum dulcamara chromosome 12, daSolDulc1.2, whole genome shotgun sequence:
atgtgcctatccgaattgatgtcccaaaaggaccatctactagtatcatagcttctaaatcccaaacacgcctgaagcgtggtagaccattaggttcaaaggataaaaatcctagaaagagaagtgtgagaaataataaaaatgatactacacaagaacctccTAAAGAATGTCAATATTTGAGTAATTCTaatattcttgaagaaatcagtaaactcgagactcaagtgaatgaagaactttcaataagttctactggtgatgagataaatttagatcgatcataaattatgatgaataatatttttgcatataatgtttcctttaacctcatgcaagatagtgaaagtcttgagcctaaatccatcgAAAAATGTCGACGTaaatgtgattggccagaatggaaaaaggcaattcaattagaattagactcacttgctaaacgtgaggtttttggacatGTAGttcaaacccctgaaggtgtaaaaccaattgactataaatgggtttttgtgcgaaaacgaaataagagaaatgaaattgtaagatacaagacaCGTCTTATTGCACaagaattctctcaaagaccggggtcaactatgaaaaaacatattcacctgttatggatggaataacttttcgatatcttatcagtttagctgtacgtaaaaatcttgaaatgcaTCTAATGaatgtagttacaacttacctttatggttcacttgataatgaaatttacataaaattcagaaggattaaaattgcctgaagcatgtaataagTCTCAGGAGATGTACTTaatgaaattgcaaagatcattatatggtctgacaTAATCAGgacgtatgtggtataatcgtcttagtgagtacttaataaatgaaggttatataaatgatgtcatttgtccatatatttttattaagaaaatggaatcagagttttttatactcgccgtttatgttgatggcataaatctcattggaacctctGAAGAGGtacaaaaggcgattgaatatctaaagaaagaatttgagatgaaagctCTTGAAAAGATAAAACTCTGtgtaggtctgcaaattgaatatttagtagacggggtctttgtccaccaatatgcctacactgagaaaatcttaaaaagattttacatggacaaagcacatctattaagtactccaatggttgttcgatcacttgaagtggaaaaagatctatTTCGACTTCTAGAAGAGGATggagaacttcttggtcctgaagtaccatatctcagtgcaattggtgcacttatgtatcctTCTAATGCAACCaaacctgatataacattttctgttaatttgcggGCAAGGTATCTTTCATCCCCAATGTGAAGGCATTGGAACCGTATCAAgttattttgcgatacctaaatggtactattgatatgagtttgttttatactaacaaagtttgtgcagaccttattggttatgcagatacATGTTATTTATCAgatccacataaagctcgatctcaagcATGTTATCTATTTACAcgcggaggaactgctatatcatgacaATCTACAAAGCtatctattgttgctacttcttcaaatcatgctgaaataataacaattcatgaagcaagtagagattgtgtgtggttgagatcgatgatacagttcatcaaagaaagatgcgttctggaaaatgatgttaaagtacccacagttatatacGAAGACAATGCTGCGTGTATAGCTCagttgaaaggtggcttcataaaaggagacagaaagaaatatatttcaccaaaattattcttcacacatgatctacaGAAGAATTGTGATAtagatgtacaacaagttcgtttgagtgataatcttgcagatttttCACAAAGGTATTACCaatatcaacttttgagaagctaagatataatattggaatgcgccgtctccaaaatatctaATAAAGTATTCATCAggaggagtaaaatacgcgttgcactcttttttccttaatcaAGGTTTTTCTCCCACTGGGTtttcaaggtaaggtttttaatgaggcagcaatcaaaGCGTATTACTaaatgtgtgtactctttttccttcattaggcttttttccactgggttttttctagtaaggttttaacgaggcacaacatctatggatgttcaggataactatgtatatttattctttctctagaatttttcTTTACACATAGACATCCAAGGAGGAGTGTTAAGAAATGAATGTCAATTGTCAGTGGGGCCCACTTatagtgggcaagttgcccacttgtTATTTCATTCATTTTATGGCTATATAATAGCCCTTCTCAATGTAAGAATGGAGAATATGAAGACACGGGAAGTTTTCTCCtctattcttctttcttccttCTACTCTCTCCTAATTTTGTCAagctaatttattttataacatgaagtactttttttaaagaatttttttgaagTAAACAAAAAAAGTAGCTCTTCCGTCTTTACTAATAAGtaatagtttaagtatgaaactccaaaaaaaagaataatttagatgtgtttttgacaGTTATCTCTAATATATATTATAGGCTCAATCTATCATTTCAAATATAAATTGGTGCATGTACAAGAATCCTGTTTGTGTAGTGCATGTCCACTTCAATTTCGATTAACAAAAGTGGCCACAGCTCCACTGAAACTAACAATACTAGTAAAGGGACCATccattgaaaatttgaaattaatccACAATTACTGTTACGTAGTGTGTGTATAAGAAGGCTATGTCATAGTAGGAaaacacaaataaaaagatACAACTATGAAGACAATAGTACCTTTTCTCATGTTTTCTTGGTTTCTGTTGtgtctttctttgtttttaGGAACCTCAGCAGAGAGGTCTACTTACATTGTCCATTTGGACAAATCTTTTATGCCTAAAATCTTTGCTAGTCACCAAAACTGGCATTCTTCCATTATTGATACCATCAAGATTGAATCTCCCACAACACAAAATGGCTATCATCCAGTTCCACAGCTTCTTTATTCTTATGACAATGTCCTTCATGGCTTCAGTGCTGTTTTATCTAAAGATGAATTTGAAGCTCTTAAGAAGTCACCAGGCTTTCTTTCAGCTTATAAAGATAGGCCTGTTGAAGCTCACACGACACATTCCCCTGAGTTTCTTAAGCTCAATCCTGCTTCTGGGCTATGGCCGGCTTCTGGTTTTGGTCAAGATGTGATCATTGGTGTACTCGACTCCGGTGTCTGGCCAGAATCTGCTAGTTTCAGAGATGATGGACTATCTGAAATACCAAAAAAGTGGAAAGGTATTTGCAAGCCAGGTACAAAGTTCAATTCTTCATTGTGCAACAGGAAACTCATTGGGGCTAATTATTTCAGTAAGGGGCTTTTGGCTAGCGATCCTACTATTATTCTTTCCATGAATTCTGCAAGGGATACGAGAGGTCATGGCACTCATGTTGCTTCAATTGCTGCGGGTAGTTTTGTTAAAGGAGTTTCATATTTTGGATATGCTCCTGGAACAGCAAGAGGTATGGCGCCACGAGCTAGGATAGCTGTGTATAAGTTTAGCTTTGAAGAAGGGGCGGTCACTTCTGATTTATTTGCTGCTATGGACCAAGCTGTTGCAGATGGTGTTGACATAATAACAATTTCTTATGGGTGGGGCAGAGTTCCATTGTATGAAGATTCTGTTGCAATCGCTTCTTTTGGTGCCATGATGAAGGGTGTCTTAGTTTCTGCTTCGGCTGGGAATAATGGTCCTGAAATGGGAACTTTATCCAATGGAGTCCCCTGGATCTTCACTGTGGCATCAGGCAGTACTGACCGATCATTTTCGGGGACTTTAACTTTTGGTAATGTCTTAAAGATTACTGGATTTAGCTTGTTTCCAGTGAAGACCACCATCAAGGATTTTGCTTTGGTTTACAATGAAAGCTTTGTTTGTGATTCATCTGATGATTTAGCCCAAGTTCCTAATGCAGCACATAGCATCCATATTTGTTATAGCCATGCACAAGAATACATATCAGTCTCTAATCAAATGGTGGCTATCTCAAGGGCAAAATTTGGAGGCGCAATCTATGTTTATTTAGATCCGGATGTATTGACATCCAATTTTTTTCCGAATCCTGGAGCTGTAATTAGTAGCAAGGAATGGGAAAAGGTGGTGGACTATGCAAAAAAAAGTGCTAAACCAAAAGTCAGCATCAGTTTCCAGGAAACACGTATTGATGTTAAGCCTGCTCCAGTTGTTTCTGCATTTTCCTCGAGAGGTCCCTCCCTAAGCTATCTACGAGTTGCAAAGCCAGATATTATGGCACCAGGGGAGTTAATTTTAGCAGCCTGGCCATCGAACGTTTCAGCTTCAGTTATTGGTgtcgacacatatttggatagTGATTACAGTCTTCTTTCAGGCACTTCCATGGCTGCTCCTCACATTTCTGGAATTGCTGCAATGCTAAAAGGAGTACATCCTGATTGGAGTCCTTCAGCTATTCGATCTGCGATGATGACCACTGCCAACCCTTTGGATAATACTGGAAAACCCATCAAGACCAAGGATTACCTCAAAACCAGCGTTGCTACATCTTTATCCATGGGAGCCGGACTCGTTGATCCAAACCGTGCAGTTGATCCAGGCCTGATATATGATGCAACTCCACAAGACTACGTGAATCTTCTCTGCTCCATGAATCTCACAGAAAAGCAATTCAAGACAATTGCTAGATCATCAGCTAAGCACAACTGCGCAAATCCATCCGATGATATCAATTACCCATCATTTATTGCCCTCTATATCCCGAATGGGGACTACACCTGGTTGGAGCAGAAATTCAGGAGGACAGTCACAAATGTTGGACCTGGTGCAGCTAAGTACAAAGTAAAAGTGAAAGCACCAAAAAACTCGACAGTTTCTATCTCTCCGCAGACCTTGgtgtttgagaaaaaaaatcagaAGCAGGACTACACTCTGACCATACGTTACAAAGGTATTGCAATCGACCAAGCACAATCTGGTTCAATCACTTGGGTGGAAGAGAACGGTCATCACACCGTAAGAAGTCCTATAGTAGTAGCTCCAGCGCTTGATGCCCCGAACGAAAATGATTGAGTTGACAAAATTGTTACAGTTTAAGTTTGTAACTCTCCCAACCCCAAGAGAGTTCTGTTAAAGTAGCTGGAAGTATTCTGGCATAGCACTTGTATGTTTGAAGTAATTGTTGAATAATGTTTTTTTCTTGTGTTACCAATAAAGCAAGACTTTGTCGCTCTTTAATATTTTGTTGCTACATAGAAGTTACCAAGCAATTATATTGCATGCTCATCCTAATGTCCTTCGAGAGCACTGCCTTAGCCCTGTCCTATCATCTATATGATTGATACGTATGACTATAGAGCAGAAGTTTCTCTTCCATTTCTACTAAGagattttaaaaatcaagatcAGCAATAGGGATCATTAATCAGTCGCAACATTCACAATATGTCACAAGATAATTCTACAGAGCatatgttatatcccgtacttttgtacgCTGGAACGTTTTTAAGCTCCTCTAAAGCTGCCATGTGATTcatgttatccatgacgttatcaaatgatcctaaggaggggaggatgtaatgccccatattttgcataaactagttctatgtgagtagtgatggtttgaaatagatttggaaggatttgaaaaggGTTCGAAGCCAAATAATTTGTCATAGTAATCGACCGACTTGCTTAAACTActggtttggatgtcttacataactaagctacttaaTTATGcgtctagcttaagtagcaaggatcacacgggttcttaaggtaagactaattgctaacctactaaaaagaacaagtaggtgatgcacctacttagaatacGTAGACtgcattttaaatgaaaagagCAAGTAGGCGATGCAACTACTTACAAACTTGTGATAGGAATTAAGTGGGGGCtagtgattaattatgattaattaacttaattagacaactaagtgggccccaccaaaACATGTGGCAGGATCTGATTGGTGTGTGGATGATAATGGGACACATGTCAACAATGGACACATGTCATAAGGGTGGACACGTAACCAACCCCTATGCAATCTATATATACCCAATTTGATGACTAAGAagctcatttctttcatcttcaacCATTGGAAAATATAGAGAAAAGGAAAGAGAGTCCAAGCCATGGCAACTCACGGCCATGGCTGAGCAAATCAAGCTCCCAAATTCTGATCCCCACATCAATTTTCTAAGGTATTTTTCGATTAATTAGAGGTGATTAACAACGTGAACTAATTATTGGAGCAGCAAGAAGGCCTAACGTGTAATCCACAAGTTTCAGCCAACTTAAGAAGCCAATTTGTTAATGTAAGAGTTAatcattttctatatgtttAGGATGAATTTGGACGTGTTTTGAATGTGTAAAAGTGAATtggatgtatgaaattatgtatgtgaaCATTGGAATGTTGTTGAAGCCGTAGGGGTTGTTTTAATTAAAGTTGGTGAGTCGAATTGGattaatattttggttgttACTGTCATGGGTTATGTAATGAGAATAaaggaattaaatggttaaagtgGAAGTTGTAATTGTTGTGTGGGCTTCTGTAGAAGTTTACATGATGTTAATGTAATTTTCTTGCACATAAGAAAGTGATGTTGTTAACGTGTGGTTGCTGGTGTAGTTCATGAACTTAGATGGAAAGAATGTATTAAGTAATGTATAATGAACGTAGATGGTCCGTTTGGCATGTTCGTAGGTGTCCGTGAGAGTATCGAGCGTTGTTAGTTGGGGGCTATTTTGGgtgtgttgttgttcttgttgatttGAGGAATTAAGAGTTAAGACTTGCATTGGGTTGATGGTAATTAATGGGCTGCCGTAATCTAGAAATAATTGagttaattaaatttaatgttgATGTTATTATCGTGACTGATTGTATAAAGAAAATAGAAGAATTTGATATTccaagttggagttgtaattgtTTTAAGGGATGGTTGTAACGTGTGATTGTTAATGCTACTTGGTGGTTGTATGGCTGGCTTGGATGTGAGGAAAGTGAGTGATATAGGGAGGTGCTGTCTAATtatctagaaataacctactatcGATACAGTACGTTTTATGCCcttccatagcttaaccatagtgcttaacgtcttaatataggttgacaCTATGGGCAACGTATACGTATTGTGTTACGAATAAGCATtgaaggtatgtgaagctatcctttctttcttttggcatgtcttagatataagtgatacatgatatgagctttggattaattccattcataggtgCCGAGTATGATTcctgattcttattcacttcttgacgttaaaactcttaaagtagttgagctacttcccttgagtcttctatacgttGGTCAGTAGTTGGTACGTgaaagttcctattcttaaagactctataatgattaatgtccttaactttcataagtTGTCTCGCATTATCTTGACACGTGTCTATTATCCTTGAAgctttatttaatatagttcataatgacattcaaagagTACTTAATATGACTATCGTTTTGATATTCAATTGTTAGTTAGTCTActtatctattgagtctcaaatgatgatctaaatgcatatggttactcactactctgctcgtgcatactgttattacatctttcaccgagtcccgggccgggtatgtattcgtgcacagtttcactacattgttcaccaagttcctcactagagggtcgggtacagtatatatatttatatgatgatgatatgatatgatgacatgatgtgATGATGGCGCCGAGCCCCGTGATGGGTCGAGAATGATATACgtgtatatgacagattcaccgagtccataatgggccaaatatgatatatgatataatcatgcatgattttatttcataaagcataGGTACAAtgatttcttgattatcatacttgtctcctggaaCCTCTACtttagttattatctttcttactgtatttcacgctttatatactcagtacacatctcgtactgaccccctttcttcggggggaggggggctgcatttcatgcccgcaggtacagattcTCACTTTGgtgatccgccagcttaggattcctaTTCAGCTatcttggagtgctccattgtcccggagcttagacttttggtacagatcattttgatgtatatatttatttatctaggggtacggcggggccctgtcccgtcatatactactgttaatactcttagaggtctgtagacatatgtgtgggttgtatttAGATGTTGTCCAGCTGttctagtatgacttatgttttggggtGTTGTGTGTAGTGGCggccttgtcgtcttgcgtatatatatacatatagttGGGACATTCCCACACATTATGACAGCGTTGTCGGCTTacgtactatgttatcttttgatggTTGTGACTCTTCCGGAGACAGGTTGCttgatatataaaaatatttatgcgACAGTTCTGAGACTATGTTTTGGTCTTGATAGGTTCCATATTATGTTTAGTTGTGGATTGATCATATAGCCAACAAGTATGTACACGTGTGTCCagctcgggcaccagtcatgacctacggagttgggtcatgacagtataTTATGCAGAGACTAAATGCATAGTTTTTGCCTTGACAACAACAAATTTTACTGTAACCTACTAGTGAtgttttctttcattattttcCGGTTTGAAAGAAATAGTACACACGCCAATAGAAACATAGTAAGGTATGCATACACTCTATTCTCCCCAGACTCCACTTAGTAGGATTTTActgtgtatgtt
Proteins encoded in this window:
- the LOC129877034 gene encoding subtilisin-like protease SBT3, with product MKTIVPFLMFSWFLLCLSLFLGTSAERSTYIVHLDKSFMPKIFASHQNWHSSIIDTIKIESPTTQNGYHPVPQLLYSYDNVLHGFSAVLSKDEFEALKKSPGFLSAYKDRPVEAHTTHSPEFLKLNPASGLWPASGFGQDVIIGVLDSGVWPESASFRDDGLSEIPKKWKGICKPGTKFNSSLCNRKLIGANYFSKGLLASDPTIILSMNSARDTRGHGTHVASIAAGSFVKGVSYFGYAPGTARGMAPRARIAVYKFSFEEGAVTSDLFAAMDQAVADGVDIITISYGWGRVPLYEDSVAIASFGAMMKGVLVSASAGNNGPEMGTLSNGVPWIFTVASGSTDRSFSGTLTFGNVLKITGFSLFPVKTTIKDFALVYNESFVCDSSDDLAQVPNAAHSIHICYSHAQEYISVSNQMVAISRAKFGGAIYVYLDPDVLTSNFFPNPGAVISSKEWEKVVDYAKKSAKPKVSISFQETRIDVKPAPVVSAFSSRGPSLSYLRVAKPDIMAPGELILAAWPSNVSASVIGVDTYLDSDYSLLSGTSMAAPHISGIAAMLKGVHPDWSPSAIRSAMMTTANPLDNTGKPIKTKDYLKTSVATSLSMGAGLVDPNRAVDPGLIYDATPQDYVNLLCSMNLTEKQFKTIARSSAKHNCANPSDDINYPSFIALYIPNGDYTWLEQKFRRTVTNVGPGAAKYKVKVKAPKNSTVSISPQTLVFEKKNQKQDYTLTIRYKGIAIDQAQSGSITWVEENGHHTVRSPIVVAPALDAPNEND